The proteins below are encoded in one region of Drosophila santomea strain STO CAGO 1482 chromosome 3R, Prin_Dsan_1.1, whole genome shotgun sequence:
- the LOC120454158 gene encoding afadin isoform X3: protein MSHDKKMLDREAVRSVIQQWNANRLDLFALSEPDENLLFHGVMRFYFQDAGQKVATKCIRVASDATVTDVIDTLIEKFRPDMRMLSVPNYALYEVHANGEERRLNADEKPLLVQLNWHIDDREGRFLLKNIDQKTTPIEQTDLNFKRKLSKREKKEQKKKEKMSKLSSDPPNSSASHLGLGNGVGASSGSANMNGNAGESGGDGSDAVAGKLYTELPETSFTRSISNPEAVMRRRRQQKLEKKLQQFRSRDGGPDTGGTLKIYGESLCQDVPYKTLLLSIRDCAQAVVREMLAKYGLERADPLHYCLVQVNSDGTEYILDDDECPLSILMNHPTSRGSIMFHVRRRPADSQHRRRKKKPLGAANGANHISGDREGPVLVEVTHSGDGGRRIKLGSDPVEVGSANTNCLQLFGPSIQPRHCLISLLEGVCTVTPLHTDALTFVNGHHISQPTILHNGSVVMFGRVASYRFLDSPTDGRYNLALSQSQLDSACLYERSPKMTGSGILAGGSGSGDTQGQEPILPAVLEFPETHQELFLRHIISELDVNVPHFKLAPVYSLYLCARYRASTHYRPELQPTERAHKLTMFLHHVANLVCSVVQEQYTDPRILAFWMANSSEFLHFLKSDRHISAFSVQAQEVLAEAVQTAFRNVVNCFRLELSQTLNQFLSENIDHDSAAGLVLTVLGSAMALLRRCRVNAALTIQLFSQLFHYINVICFNTIVANSQMCTADWGKVMTERLQLLELWAERQGLELAADCHLAKINQCAQFLQAPKSSVEEIQQLACSCFRLNSLQMSALLQQEKLPRNLVDTAIRMAESVADELTRADGREVRLEESPELHLALLLPDDGFSCDVVRGIPTGLVDFLNPLQQQGMCRLAAQPTSIGLWTVYMHQFNARSSSAMSNKLSQPELQLIKLHKNSNGMGLSIVAAKGAGQEKLGIYIKSVVPGGAADADGRLQAGDQLLRVDGQSLIGITQERAADYLVRTGPVVSLEVAKQGAIYHGLATLLQQPSPVIQRGNRRMSERDLTRMGGAESTKSLGPLIANSHPNHSLSLSQHLNNSHNNTLGNSNNSSIINPLAAHLPNSKSVPALHHHTGSGTISLANSKSRSTHSLHNNSSGMVGIGGAAAGGMLGQPNGSHNNANGNGNGNEQGFYQNLSVYRAQNQSQPILSERPPIAPHVAMNAYNGSSPLAPLQPQQSPYQQQQNVQANANLPPTRPVSAYYHSQQSTQQQLQQQQTQQQQHSLQQQQFALSSSNLNGQQQQHQLTSNNRTKSQQNFQHTLRMQQMMAPSMPNISNMYHHQQQQQQPLPLQQQQQQPLMSSSQSMQNVNDFTGGYQNGSLEYRRSQLHDPSTLYEIQQQQASPNFIALPPKPLGSLQSPNKTNVPPSTAPKPQQQQQRYLGQSLQAEDKPPLPPNATHPLFKATQQIGPGINYVASTLDPPKGSYVASNQASNRPLHSGSNPWEREEREKDLEMRREHIRQWREQQISELSQILPRSAMQEEQLKTLILERDFERRAQELQEQEEQDQEQQYDKENVQELIRLSGGGQVSAIQTPITSYRQTDIKLAEMTDSNSMLDSVPPQPPAPTAQSLISNTQQPKSILKHNRYSEGGVGPSGAPSSPSKSQKSASFADERHLHTEHSISNLAKELNQLTLLDKDNNNETLDAVVPPPPPPERNSSYLIMSQQKLRGSTGSAISSMSLLKTATSNQAATTVEIKTSLLNTQTNKNNNLSGSLNNNNIIQGSPLSAMELNAAYVSATGTGTIGGLGTPPPPPPLMQRDNKRVSFHDEDNNFVSGNSQQQQLQQQYIIESYGIEHHDLDTIREDPSYLQHNLDASMLPSMPATPDAALWNTSVQSTPGVIGAQEVYRDPRTRRLAEKQQQQQQQRAGDAVPEKLSFKEKMKMFALESGEDNTPKDKLKISRAQRDIDAVH, encoded by the exons ATGTCACATGATAAGAAGATGTTGGATCGCGAGGCAGTACGTTCAGTGATACAGCAATGGAACGCCAATCGTTTGGATCTTTTTGCGCTCTCCGAGCCAGACGAG AACCTGCTCTTCCATGGCGTCATGCGCTTCTACTTCCAAGATGCTGGCCAGAAAGTGGCCACCAAATGCATTCGCGTGGCTTCGGACGCCACCGTCACAGATGTCATAG ACACACTCATTGAAAAATTCCGTCCCGATATGCGGATGCTATCCGTGCCTAACTACGCTCTTTACGAAGTTCATGCTAATGGTGAGGAGCGTCGGCTTAATGCCGATGAGAAGCCACTGCTAGTGCAGCTGAATTGGCATATTGACGATCGGGAAGGTCGATTCCTGCTCAAGAACATAGACCAGAAGACCACT CCCATCGAGCAGACAGATCTAAACTTTAAGAGAAAACTTTCGAAGcgagaaaaaaaagaacagaaaaaaaaagagaagatGTCAAAGCTGAGCTCCGATCCGCCAAACTCCAGTGCCAGTCATCTGGGCTTGGGAAATGGTGTTGGAGCCTCCTCGGGATCTGCTAACATGAATGGCAACGCCGGTGAAAGCGGCGGCGACGGCAGCGATGCCGTGGCAGGAAAACTGTACACGGAACTGCCAGAAACTTCGTTCACCCGATCGATCTCAAACCCGGAGGCCGTGATGCGGCGCCGTCGACAGCAGAAACTCGAAAAGAAGCTGCAGCAGTTTCGTTCCAGGGATGGTGGTCCGGATACCGGGGGCACGTTGAAGATTTACGGCGAAAGCCTCTGCCAGGACGTGCCCTACAAAACGCTGTTGCTTTCCATCCGGGACTGTGCGCAGGCTGTTGTTCGAGAAATGCTTGCCAAATACGGTCTAGAAAGGGCCGATCCTCTGCACTATTGCCTGGTTCAG GTCAACAGCGACGGAACAGAATATATACTCGACGACGACGAGTGCCCGCTATCGATACTAATGAACCATCCTACGTCGCGAG gCTCCATTATGTTCCATGTACGGAGGCGTCCGGCGGACTCACAGCACCGGAGACGAAAGAAAAAACCACTGGGGGCAGCCAATGGTGCCAACCACATATCCGGAGATCGTGAGGGACCCGTCCTAGTAGAAGTGACTCATAGCGGCGACGGCGGTCGGCGGATAAAGTTGGGCAGCGACCCGGTGGAGGTGGGGTCGGCCAACACTAACTGCCTGCAGCTTTTCGGACCCTCAATCCAGCCGAGGCACTGTCTCATTTCGCTGCTGGAGGGGGTTTGCACCGTGACCCCGCTGCACACCGATGCCCTGACCTTTGTCAACGGCCACCACATTAGTCAACCGACCATTTTGCAT AACGGATCGGTTGTAATGTTTGGACGGGTGGCCTCGTACCGATTCCTCGATTCTCCCACCGATGGGCGCTACAACCTGGCCCTGTCGCAATCCCAGCTGGACTCGGCATGTCTATATGAAAG GTCGCCCAAAATGACCGGTTCTGGCATTTTAGCCGGTGGCAGCGGCTCTGGCGACACCCAGGGACAGGAGCCCATCCTGCCTGCTGTCCTAGAGTTCCCCGAAACTCACCAGGAACTTTTCCTGCGTCACATTATCAGCGAACTGGACGTAAACGTTCCGCACTTTAAGCTGGCACCCGTCTACTCGCTGTACCTGTGTGCTAG ATATCGAGCTTCCACACACTACCGCCCGGAGTTACAGCCCACGGAGCGTGCTCACAAGCTGACCATGTTCCTGCACCATGTGGCTAATCTGGTCTGCAGCGTAGTCCAGGAGCAGTACACAGATCCCCGAATCCTAGCCTTTTGGATGGCCAACAGCTCCGAGTTCCTGCACTTCCTTAAATCAGATCGCCACATAAGCGCATTTAGCGTTCAGGCTCAAGAGGTTTTAGCCGAGGCTGTGCAGACTGCGTTTCGAAACGTGGTCAACTGCTTCCGATTGGAACTCTCGCAAACCCTCAACCAGTTTCTTTCCGAGAACATTGATCACGACTCCGCGGCGGGTCTCGTACTGACCGTCCTGGGATCGGCAATGGCCCTTCTCAGACGATGCCGTGTAAATGCAGCCTTAACGATCCAGTTGTTTTCGCAGCTGTTTCACTACATCAATGTCATATGTTTCAATACG ATTGTGGCAAACTCTCAAATGTGCACAGCTGACTGGGGCAAGGTAATGACAGAGCGGCTTCAGCTGCTGGAGCTGTGGGCAGAACGGCAAGGATTGGAATTGGCGGCAGATTGCCATTTGGCCAAGATTAATCAGTGTGCTCAGTTTTTGCAAGCACCGAAATCCTCTGTGGAGGAGATACAGCAGTTAGCCTGCTCCTGCTTTCGTTTAAACTCTCTTCAAATGTCTGCGCTTCTGCAGCAGGAAAAGCTTCCCCGCAACCTTGTTGATACAGCTATTAGGATGGCGGAATCTGTGGCTGACGAACTAACCCGTGCCGATGGACGAGAGGTTCGGTTGGAAGAATCACCAGAGCTTCATTTGGCGCTTCTGCTTCCCGACGATGGATTCAGCTGTGATGTAGTGCGAGGCATTCCCACCGGTCTCGTCGACTTCCTCAACCCTCTCCAGCAGCAGGGCATGTGCCGTCTGGCGGCCCAGCCCACCTCCATTGGCCTTTGGACGGTCTATATGCATCAGTTTAAT GCTCGCAGTTCCAGTGCCATGTCTAACAAACTTTCGCAACCGGAATTGCAGCTCATTAAACTGCACAAGAACAGCAACGGCATGGGCTTATCCATCGTCGCTGCCAAGGGAGCTGGTCAAGAGAAGCTGGGTATTTACATCAAGAGTGTGGTGCCTGGCGGAGCGGCAGATGCAGATGGACGTCTGCAAGCTGGTGATCAGCTGCTGCGCGTGGATGGACAGAGTTTGATTGGCATCACCCAAGAGAG GGCTGCGGACTACCTGGTGCGAACAGGTCCTGTAGTCAGCTTGGAAGTGGCGAAGCAGGGAGCCATCTATCATGGGCTGGCTACGCTACTGCAGCAGCCTAGTCCGGTCATTCAGCGTG GTAATCGCCGTATGTCCGAACGTGATTTGACGCGTATGGGCGGTGCCGAATCGACCAAATCTCTGGGTCCACTGATAGCCAACAGTCATCCGAATCATAGCCTTAGTCTTAGCCAACATCTGAACAACAGCCACAACAATACCTTAGGCAATAGCAACAATAGTAGCATTATCAATCCCCTAGCTGCACACCTGCCCAACAGTAAATCGGTGCCGGCTCTGCATCACCACACGGGATCGGGTACCATAT CTCTGGCCAATTCCAAGTCACGCAGCACGCACAGTTTGCATAACAATTCATCTGGCATGGTCGGAATcggcggagcagcagcaggaggaatGCTGGGACAGCCGAATGGCAGCCACAACAacgcaaatggaaatggcaacggcaacgaGCAGGGGTTCTACCAGAATCTCAGCGTGTATCGGGCGCAAAATCAGAGCCAACCGATTTTAAGCGAGAG aCCCCCGATCGCCCCACATGTCGCCATGAACGCCTACAATGGCAGTTCCCCGCTTGCACCGCTGCAGCCACAGCAATCGCcgtaccagcagcagcaaaatgtGCAAGCCAATGCTAACCTCCCGCCCACGCGACCCGTCTCAGCCTATTACCACAGTCAGCAGtcaacgcagcagcagctgcagcaacagcagacacaacaacaacaacactccctgcagcagcagcagttcgcactcagcagcagcaatctcaatggccagcagcaacagcaccagctTACCTCGAACAACCGCACCAAGAGCCAGCAGAATTTCCAGCACACTCTTCGCATGCAGCAGATGATGGCTCCTTCCATGCCCAACATTAGCAACATGTAccatcaccagcagcaacaacagcaaccgctgccactgcagcaacagcagcagcaacctcTAATGAGCAGCAGTCAAAGCATGCAGAATGTCAACGATTTCACAGGTGGCTATCAGAATGGCAGTCTGGAGTACAGGCGCAGTCAGCTTCATGATCCATCCACGCTCTACGAAattcagcagcaacaggcatCACCGAATTTTATAGCCCTGCCGCCGAAACCATTGGGTAGCTTACAGTCTCCCAATAAAACAAATGTTCCACCAAGTACAGCACCAaaaccgcagcagcaacagcagcgatATCTAGGACAATCCCTGCAGGCAGAGGACAAACCTCCTCTACCGCCCAACGCAACACATCCGCTATTTAAAGCTACGCAGCAGATTGGTCCGGGAATAAATTACGTAGCCAGTACGTTGGATCCGCCAAAGGGCAGCTATGTGGCGTCTAATCAAGCGAGCAACCGTCCTCTTCACAGCGGTAGCAATCCATGGGAAAGAGAGGAGCGTGAAAAGGATCTAGAGATGCGGCGCGAACACATTCGCCAGTGGCGGGAGCAGCAGATATCAGAGCTTTCCCAAATTTTACCCCGTTCCGCTATGCAAGAGGAACAACTAAAAACCCTGATCCTCGAGCGCGATTTTGAACGAAGAGCACAAGAACTACAAGAGCAAGAGGAACAGGATCAAGAACAGCAGTACGACAAGGAAAACGTCCAAGAGTTGATCAGACTGTCTGGTGGCGGTCAGGTGAGTGCCATACAAACACCCATTACTAGTTACCGACAAACGGATATAAAACTGGCGGAGATGACGGACAGCAACAGTATGTTGGACTCAGTGCCACCACAACCACCAGCACCAACTGCTCAGTCGCTGATCAGCAACACCCAGCAGCCGAAGAGCATACTTAAGCATAATCGGTATTCCGAAGGCGGGGTTGGTCCCAGTGGGGCACCCTCGTCGCCATCGAAGTCACAGAAATCCGCAAGTTTTGCGGACGAACGACATCTGCACACTGAGCATTCGATATCCAATCTGGCAAAAGAGCTCAATCAGCTCACATTGCTTGATAAAGATAATAACAACGAGACTCTGGATGCTGTTGtgcctccacctcctccaccagAGAGGAACAGCTCTTATTTAATCATGTCACAGCAGAAACTGCGGGGTAGCACTGGAAGCGCAATCTCGTCCATGAGCCTACTGAAAACAGCCACTAGCAATCAGGCCGCAACTACCGTGGAGATTAAGACATCTCTTTTGAACACCCAAAcgaataaaaacaataatttgaGTGGCAGcttaaacaacaacaacatcataCAGGGATCACCACTCAGCGCCATGGAACTAAATGCAGCCTATGTTTCGGCCACGGGAACAGGAACAATTGGAGGATTGGGGacaccacctcctccgcccCCGTTGATGCAAAGGGACAACAAACGAGTGAGCTTCCATGATGaagataataattttgtgaGCGGGAAtagccagcaacaacagctgcagcagcaataTATCATCGAAAGTTATGGTATAGAGCATCACGATTTGGACACCATCAGAGAAGATCCAAGT TATCTGCAACACAATCTCGATGCCTCCATGCTGCCATCAATGCCAGCCACTCCAGATGCTGCCCTCTGGAACACCTCAGTGCAATCCACTCCAGGCGTCATTGGAGCTCAAGAAGTGTATAG AGATCCTCGTACGCGTCGACTGGCggagaaacagcagcagcaacagcaacaacgtgCTGGAGATGCGGTGCCCGAGAAGCTATCGTTCAAGGAGAAGATGAAAATGTTTGCTCTGGAGTCGGGGGAAGATAACACGCCCAAGGACAAACTGAAAATATCGCGAGCCCAACGAGATATAGACGCGGTGCACTAA
- the LOC120454158 gene encoding afadin isoform X6, giving the protein MMDWGIRRSIMFHVRRRPADSQHRRRKKKPLGAANGANHISGDREGPVLVEVTHSGDGGRRIKLGSDPVEVGSANTNCLQLFGPSIQPRHCLISLLEGVCTVTPLHTDALTFVNGHHISQPTILHNGSVVMFGRVASYRFLDSPTDGRYNLALSQSQLDSACLYESRSPTSPGSWNDEDGGLSSTHKGDYDHHQQANHSSAYHNNNNSSDPLSSTQRDVVDKAGQDQGANSGNYDGQSLEGNLENETKSISSLKSGGSNSQDRSPKMTGSGILAGGSGSGDTQGQEPILPAVLEFPETHQELFLRHIISELDVNVPHFKLAPVYSLYLCARYRASTHYRPELQPTERAHKLTMFLHHVANLVCSVVQEQYTDPRILAFWMANSSEFLHFLKSDRHISAFSVQAQEVLAEAVQTAFRNVVNCFRLELSQTLNQFLSENIDHDSAAGLVLTVLGSAMALLRRCRVNAALTIQLFSQLFHYINVICFNTIVANSQMCTADWGKVMTERLQLLELWAERQGLELAADCHLAKINQCAQFLQAPKSSVEEIQQLACSCFRLNSLQMSALLQQEKLPRNLVDTAIRMAESVADELTRADGREVRLEESPELHLALLLPDDGFSCDVVRGIPTGLVDFLNPLQQQGMCRLAAQPTSIGLWTVYMHQFNARSSSAMSNKLSQPELQLIKLHKNSNGMGLSIVAAKGAGQEKLGIYIKSVVPGGAADADGRLQAGDQLLRVDGQSLIGITQERAADYLVRTGPVVSLEVAKQGAIYHGLATLLQQPSPVIQRGNRRMSERDLTRMGGAESTKSLGPLIANSHPNHSLSLSQHLNNSHNNTLGNSNNSSIINPLAAHLPNSKSVPALHHHTGSGTISLANSKSRSTHSLHNNSSGMVGIGGAAAGGMLGQPNGSHNNANGNGNGNEQGFYQNLSVYRAQNQSQPILSERPPIAPHVAMNAYNGSSPLAPLQPQQSPYQQQQNVQANANLPPTRPVSAYYHSQQSTQQQLQQQQTQQQQHSLQQQQFALSSSNLNGQQQQHQLTSNNRTKSQQNFQHTLRMQQMMAPSMPNISNMYHHQQQQQQPLPLQQQQQQPLMSSSQSMQNVNDFTGGYQNGSLEYRRSQLHDPSTLYEIQQQQASPNFIALPPKPLGSLQSPNKTNVPPSTAPKPQQQQQRYLGQSLQAEDKPPLPPNATHPLFKATQQIGPGINYVASTLDPPKGSYVASNQASNRPLHSGSNPWEREEREKDLEMRREHIRQWREQQISELSQILPRSAMQEEQLKTLILERDFERRAQELQEQEEQDQEQQYDKENVQELIRLSGGGQVSAIQTPITSYRQTDIKLAEMTDSNSMLDSVPPQPPAPTAQSLISNTQQPKSILKHNRYSEGGVGPSGAPSSPSKSQKSASFADERHLHTEHSISNLAKELNQLTLLDKDNNNETLDAVVPPPPPPERNSSYLIMSQQKLRGSTGSAISSMSLLKTATSNQAATTVEIKTSLLNTQTNKNNNLSGSLNNNNIIQGSPLSAMELNAAYVSATGTGTIGGLGTPPPPPPLMQRDNKRVSFHDEDNNFVSGNSQQQQLQQQYIIESYGIEHHDLDTIREDPSYLQHNLDASMLPSMPATPDAALWNTSVQSTPGVIGAQEVYRDPRTRRLAEKQQQQQQQRAGDAVPEKLSFKEKMKMFALESGEDNTPKDKLKISRAQRDIDAVH; this is encoded by the exons ATGATGGATTGGGGCATAAGAC gCTCCATTATGTTCCATGTACGGAGGCGTCCGGCGGACTCACAGCACCGGAGACGAAAGAAAAAACCACTGGGGGCAGCCAATGGTGCCAACCACATATCCGGAGATCGTGAGGGACCCGTCCTAGTAGAAGTGACTCATAGCGGCGACGGCGGTCGGCGGATAAAGTTGGGCAGCGACCCGGTGGAGGTGGGGTCGGCCAACACTAACTGCCTGCAGCTTTTCGGACCCTCAATCCAGCCGAGGCACTGTCTCATTTCGCTGCTGGAGGGGGTTTGCACCGTGACCCCGCTGCACACCGATGCCCTGACCTTTGTCAACGGCCACCACATTAGTCAACCGACCATTTTGCAT AACGGATCGGTTGTAATGTTTGGACGGGTGGCCTCGTACCGATTCCTCGATTCTCCCACCGATGGGCGCTACAACCTGGCCCTGTCGCAATCCCAGCTGGACTCGGCATGTCTATATGAAAG CCGCTCGCCCACTTCCCCGGGATCTTGGAACGACGAGGATGGAGGCTTGAGTTCG ACCCACAAAGGCGACTACGACCACCACCAGCAAGCGAACCATTCCAGCGCCTACCACAATAATAACAACTCCAGTGATCCCCTGAGCAGCACGCAGCGGGACGTGGTGGACAAGGCAGGACAGGATCAGGGCGCCAATTCTGGCAACTACGACGGTCAAAGCCTGGAGGGTAACCTGGAAAACGAAACCAAGTCGATTTCCAGCTTGAAGTCAGGTGGTTCCAACAGTCAAGATCG GTCGCCCAAAATGACCGGTTCTGGCATTTTAGCCGGTGGCAGCGGCTCTGGCGACACCCAGGGACAGGAGCCCATCCTGCCTGCTGTCCTAGAGTTCCCCGAAACTCACCAGGAACTTTTCCTGCGTCACATTATCAGCGAACTGGACGTAAACGTTCCGCACTTTAAGCTGGCACCCGTCTACTCGCTGTACCTGTGTGCTAG ATATCGAGCTTCCACACACTACCGCCCGGAGTTACAGCCCACGGAGCGTGCTCACAAGCTGACCATGTTCCTGCACCATGTGGCTAATCTGGTCTGCAGCGTAGTCCAGGAGCAGTACACAGATCCCCGAATCCTAGCCTTTTGGATGGCCAACAGCTCCGAGTTCCTGCACTTCCTTAAATCAGATCGCCACATAAGCGCATTTAGCGTTCAGGCTCAAGAGGTTTTAGCCGAGGCTGTGCAGACTGCGTTTCGAAACGTGGTCAACTGCTTCCGATTGGAACTCTCGCAAACCCTCAACCAGTTTCTTTCCGAGAACATTGATCACGACTCCGCGGCGGGTCTCGTACTGACCGTCCTGGGATCGGCAATGGCCCTTCTCAGACGATGCCGTGTAAATGCAGCCTTAACGATCCAGTTGTTTTCGCAGCTGTTTCACTACATCAATGTCATATGTTTCAATACG ATTGTGGCAAACTCTCAAATGTGCACAGCTGACTGGGGCAAGGTAATGACAGAGCGGCTTCAGCTGCTGGAGCTGTGGGCAGAACGGCAAGGATTGGAATTGGCGGCAGATTGCCATTTGGCCAAGATTAATCAGTGTGCTCAGTTTTTGCAAGCACCGAAATCCTCTGTGGAGGAGATACAGCAGTTAGCCTGCTCCTGCTTTCGTTTAAACTCTCTTCAAATGTCTGCGCTTCTGCAGCAGGAAAAGCTTCCCCGCAACCTTGTTGATACAGCTATTAGGATGGCGGAATCTGTGGCTGACGAACTAACCCGTGCCGATGGACGAGAGGTTCGGTTGGAAGAATCACCAGAGCTTCATTTGGCGCTTCTGCTTCCCGACGATGGATTCAGCTGTGATGTAGTGCGAGGCATTCCCACCGGTCTCGTCGACTTCCTCAACCCTCTCCAGCAGCAGGGCATGTGCCGTCTGGCGGCCCAGCCCACCTCCATTGGCCTTTGGACGGTCTATATGCATCAGTTTAAT GCTCGCAGTTCCAGTGCCATGTCTAACAAACTTTCGCAACCGGAATTGCAGCTCATTAAACTGCACAAGAACAGCAACGGCATGGGCTTATCCATCGTCGCTGCCAAGGGAGCTGGTCAAGAGAAGCTGGGTATTTACATCAAGAGTGTGGTGCCTGGCGGAGCGGCAGATGCAGATGGACGTCTGCAAGCTGGTGATCAGCTGCTGCGCGTGGATGGACAGAGTTTGATTGGCATCACCCAAGAGAG GGCTGCGGACTACCTGGTGCGAACAGGTCCTGTAGTCAGCTTGGAAGTGGCGAAGCAGGGAGCCATCTATCATGGGCTGGCTACGCTACTGCAGCAGCCTAGTCCGGTCATTCAGCGTG GTAATCGCCGTATGTCCGAACGTGATTTGACGCGTATGGGCGGTGCCGAATCGACCAAATCTCTGGGTCCACTGATAGCCAACAGTCATCCGAATCATAGCCTTAGTCTTAGCCAACATCTGAACAACAGCCACAACAATACCTTAGGCAATAGCAACAATAGTAGCATTATCAATCCCCTAGCTGCACACCTGCCCAACAGTAAATCGGTGCCGGCTCTGCATCACCACACGGGATCGGGTACCATAT CTCTGGCCAATTCCAAGTCACGCAGCACGCACAGTTTGCATAACAATTCATCTGGCATGGTCGGAATcggcggagcagcagcaggaggaatGCTGGGACAGCCGAATGGCAGCCACAACAacgcaaatggaaatggcaacggcaacgaGCAGGGGTTCTACCAGAATCTCAGCGTGTATCGGGCGCAAAATCAGAGCCAACCGATTTTAAGCGAGAG aCCCCCGATCGCCCCACATGTCGCCATGAACGCCTACAATGGCAGTTCCCCGCTTGCACCGCTGCAGCCACAGCAATCGCcgtaccagcagcagcaaaatgtGCAAGCCAATGCTAACCTCCCGCCCACGCGACCCGTCTCAGCCTATTACCACAGTCAGCAGtcaacgcagcagcagctgcagcaacagcagacacaacaacaacaacactccctgcagcagcagcagttcgcactcagcagcagcaatctcaatggccagcagcaacagcaccagctTACCTCGAACAACCGCACCAAGAGCCAGCAGAATTTCCAGCACACTCTTCGCATGCAGCAGATGATGGCTCCTTCCATGCCCAACATTAGCAACATGTAccatcaccagcagcaacaacagcaaccgctgccactgcagcaacagcagcagcaacctcTAATGAGCAGCAGTCAAAGCATGCAGAATGTCAACGATTTCACAGGTGGCTATCAGAATGGCAGTCTGGAGTACAGGCGCAGTCAGCTTCATGATCCATCCACGCTCTACGAAattcagcagcaacaggcatCACCGAATTTTATAGCCCTGCCGCCGAAACCATTGGGTAGCTTACAGTCTCCCAATAAAACAAATGTTCCACCAAGTACAGCACCAaaaccgcagcagcaacagcagcgatATCTAGGACAATCCCTGCAGGCAGAGGACAAACCTCCTCTACCGCCCAACGCAACACATCCGCTATTTAAAGCTACGCAGCAGATTGGTCCGGGAATAAATTACGTAGCCAGTACGTTGGATCCGCCAAAGGGCAGCTATGTGGCGTCTAATCAAGCGAGCAACCGTCCTCTTCACAGCGGTAGCAATCCATGGGAAAGAGAGGAGCGTGAAAAGGATCTAGAGATGCGGCGCGAACACATTCGCCAGTGGCGGGAGCAGCAGATATCAGAGCTTTCCCAAATTTTACCCCGTTCCGCTATGCAAGAGGAACAACTAAAAACCCTGATCCTCGAGCGCGATTTTGAACGAAGAGCACAAGAACTACAAGAGCAAGAGGAACAGGATCAAGAACAGCAGTACGACAAGGAAAACGTCCAAGAGTTGATCAGACTGTCTGGTGGCGGTCAGGTGAGTGCCATACAAACACCCATTACTAGTTACCGACAAACGGATATAAAACTGGCGGAGATGACGGACAGCAACAGTATGTTGGACTCAGTGCCACCACAACCACCAGCACCAACTGCTCAGTCGCTGATCAGCAACACCCAGCAGCCGAAGAGCATACTTAAGCATAATCGGTATTCCGAAGGCGGGGTTGGTCCCAGTGGGGCACCCTCGTCGCCATCGAAGTCACAGAAATCCGCAAGTTTTGCGGACGAACGACATCTGCACACTGAGCATTCGATATCCAATCTGGCAAAAGAGCTCAATCAGCTCACATTGCTTGATAAAGATAATAACAACGAGACTCTGGATGCTGTTGtgcctccacctcctccaccagAGAGGAACAGCTCTTATTTAATCATGTCACAGCAGAAACTGCGGGGTAGCACTGGAAGCGCAATCTCGTCCATGAGCCTACTGAAAACAGCCACTAGCAATCAGGCCGCAACTACCGTGGAGATTAAGACATCTCTTTTGAACACCCAAAcgaataaaaacaataatttgaGTGGCAGcttaaacaacaacaacatcataCAGGGATCACCACTCAGCGCCATGGAACTAAATGCAGCCTATGTTTCGGCCACGGGAACAGGAACAATTGGAGGATTGGGGacaccacctcctccgcccCCGTTGATGCAAAGGGACAACAAACGAGTGAGCTTCCATGATGaagataataattttgtgaGCGGGAAtagccagcaacaacagctgcagcagcaataTATCATCGAAAGTTATGGTATAGAGCATCACGATTTGGACACCATCAGAGAAGATCCAAGT TATCTGCAACACAATCTCGATGCCTCCATGCTGCCATCAATGCCAGCCACTCCAGATGCTGCCCTCTGGAACACCTCAGTGCAATCCACTCCAGGCGTCATTGGAGCTCAAGAAGTGTATAG AGATCCTCGTACGCGTCGACTGGCggagaaacagcagcagcaacagcaacaacgtgCTGGAGATGCGGTGCCCGAGAAGCTATCGTTCAAGGAGAAGATGAAAATGTTTGCTCTGGAGTCGGGGGAAGATAACACGCCCAAGGACAAACTGAAAATATCGCGAGCCCAACGAGATATAGACGCGGTGCACTAA